A DNA window from Phaeobacter sp. A36a-5a contains the following coding sequences:
- a CDS encoding DUF192 domain-containing protein translates to MRHAWTRLSDRMTTGARAAALSIMSVAAIVAAGAVQAEEACRPDLVSLRGPWGQAQFSVEIADTIETRAQGLMHRLHIARGNGMLFVYEAPQRASFWMKNTLIPLDMLFVDSSGTVRHIHHRAIPGDLTPIPGGDNVYAVLEINGGLAALYGISVGTQLRHEVFSTTGAIWPC, encoded by the coding sequence ATGCGGCACGCCTGGACCCGATTGTCAGACAGGATGACAACAGGAGCCAGAGCCGCCGCTCTCTCTATTATGTCGGTCGCTGCGATTGTGGCGGCCGGGGCGGTGCAGGCCGAAGAGGCCTGCCGCCCTGATCTGGTCAGCCTGCGCGGCCCCTGGGGGCAGGCGCAGTTCTCTGTAGAAATCGCCGATACCATAGAAACACGCGCGCAGGGGTTGATGCACCGGCTCCATATCGCGCGTGGCAATGGCATGTTGTTTGTCTATGAGGCGCCGCAGCGCGCCAGCTTCTGGATGAAGAATACGCTCATTCCGCTGGACATGCTGTTTGTCGACAGCAGCGGCACGGTGCGCCATATTCACCATCGCGCCATTCCCGGGGACCTGACGCCGATCCCGGGTGGTGACAACGTCTATGCCGTGCTGGAAATCAACGGCGGTCTTGCCGCGCTTTATGGGATTTCAGTCGGCACCCAGCTGCGCCATGAAGTTTTTTCAACGACAGGCGCAATTTGGCCCTGTTAG
- a CDS encoding cold-shock protein, which translates to MAEDLSSLQQIRGLVKWFDPTKGFGFVVSDEGGPDILLHVNVLRNFGQSSIADGAEVELVTHRTERGVQAVEVLSITPPVRDDSPVLSDFAEIDAETLSAEPLVPARVKWFDKGKGFGFANVFGRDEDVFLHVEVLRQSGLSELQPGEALGMRVIDGKRGRMAVEVLAWEAALLEKQD; encoded by the coding sequence GTGGCAGAAGACTTGAGCAGTTTGCAGCAGATACGCGGGCTGGTGAAATGGTTCGATCCGACCAAAGGGTTCGGATTTGTCGTCTCTGATGAGGGCGGACCAGATATCCTGCTGCATGTGAACGTGCTGCGTAACTTCGGCCAGAGTTCCATCGCGGACGGGGCCGAGGTTGAACTGGTGACGCATCGCACCGAGCGTGGTGTTCAGGCGGTGGAAGTCCTGTCGATCACGCCGCCGGTTCGCGACGACAGCCCGGTTCTGAGCGATTTCGCGGAGATTGATGCCGAGACGCTGAGCGCCGAGCCACTGGTACCTGCGCGGGTGAAATGGTTCGACAAAGGCAAGGGCTTTGGTTTTGCCAATGTGTTTGGCCGCGACGAAGACGTGTTTCTTCATGTCGAGGTTCTGCGCCAGTCGGGTCTGTCGGAACTGCAACCGGGCGAGGCGCTTGGGATGCGGGTGATCGACGGCAAACGCGGCCGCATGGCGGTCGAGGTGCTGGCCTGGGAAGCGGCGCTTCTGGAAAAGCAGGACTAA
- the pdxH gene encoding pyridoxamine 5'-phosphate oxidase: protein MSDRSGIFAGEDPFAIARSWLSEAEESEINDPNAIALSTVDADGLPNCRMVLLKEIEDAAFVFYTNYESAKAQELDGAGKAAFVMHWKSLRRQVRARGIISRENGPQADAYYKSRSLKSRLGAWASAQSRPLSSRGALMAEVAKVTATKGSNPERPPFWGGYRLTPLEIEFWADGAFRLHDRFVWRRETPEALWSVERLCP, encoded by the coding sequence ATGTCCGATCGCAGCGGTATCTTTGCGGGGGAGGATCCCTTTGCCATCGCGCGTAGCTGGCTGAGCGAGGCGGAAGAGAGCGAGATCAACGATCCCAATGCGATTGCATTGTCGACGGTGGATGCCGATGGGTTGCCCAATTGCCGGATGGTCCTGCTGAAAGAGATCGAGGACGCGGCCTTTGTCTTTTATACCAATTACGAAAGCGCCAAGGCGCAGGAGCTGGATGGCGCTGGCAAGGCGGCGTTTGTCATGCATTGGAAATCGCTGCGACGCCAAGTGCGCGCGCGCGGGATCATCAGTCGCGAGAACGGCCCGCAGGCCGATGCCTATTACAAATCCCGGTCCCTCAAGAGCCGGCTGGGGGCCTGGGCCTCGGCGCAGTCGCGCCCCTTGTCGAGCCGGGGTGCTCTGATGGCGGAGGTGGCCAAGGTCACAGCCACCAAAGGGTCAAATCCCGAGCGCCCGCCGTTCTGGGGCGGTTACCGCCTGACGCCGCTTGAGATCGAGTTCTGGGCCGATGGCGCGTTTCGTCTGCATGATCGCTTTGTCTGGCGGCGCGAAACCCCCGAAGCGCTTTGGAGCGTGGAGCGGTTGTGCCCTTAG
- the fabI gene encoding enoyl-ACP reductase FabI, whose translation MSSQLMAGKRGLIMGLANDKSIAWGIAKACADAGAELAFSYQGDALKKRVDPLAAQLGSDIVLPCDVADEGSVDALFAALEEKWGKLDFLVHAIGFSDKNELRGRYVDTTRGNFQMTMDISVYSFTSVMQRAEKMMSEGGSAVTLTYYGAEQVMPHYNVMGVAKAALEASVKYLAEDLGKDGIRVNAISAGPIKTLAASGIGDFRYIMKWNEYNSPLRRNVTIDDVGKSALYLLSDLSSGVTGENLHVDAGYHVVGMKAVDAPDIDAATGRK comes from the coding sequence ATGTCTAGTCAACTGATGGCCGGCAAACGTGGCCTCATCATGGGCCTTGCCAATGATAAATCCATCGCGTGGGGCATTGCCAAAGCCTGCGCCGACGCCGGCGCCGAGCTTGCGTTTTCCTACCAGGGCGATGCCCTGAAGAAACGCGTCGACCCGCTGGCGGCGCAGCTTGGCAGCGATATCGTCCTGCCCTGCGATGTGGCCGATGAGGGCTCCGTTGATGCTCTGTTTGCAGCGCTGGAAGAAAAATGGGGCAAACTGGACTTTCTGGTGCACGCCATCGGCTTTTCCGACAAGAACGAGCTGCGCGGTCGCTATGTCGACACCACCCGTGGCAACTTTCAGATGACCATGGATATCTCGGTCTACTCCTTCACATCGGTGATGCAGCGCGCCGAGAAGATGATGTCCGAGGGCGGCAGCGCGGTCACACTGACCTATTACGGCGCCGAACAGGTGATGCCACATTATAATGTCATGGGTGTCGCCAAGGCCGCGCTCGAAGCATCGGTCAAATACCTTGCCGAAGATCTGGGCAAGGACGGCATCCGCGTCAATGCGATCTCTGCCGGACCGATCAAGACGCTGGCCGCCTCGGGCATTGGTGATTTCCGCTACATCATGAAATGGAACGAATATAATTCGCCACTGCGCCGCAACGTGACCATTGATGACGTGGGCAAATCCGCGCTTTATCTGCTGTCGGATCTGTCCTCCGGCGTGACCGGCGAGAATCTGCACGTGGATGCCGGCTATCACGTCGTCGGGATGAAGGCGGTTGACGCCCCTGACATCGATGCGGCAACCGGGCGCAAATAA
- a CDS encoding LysE family translocator has translation MTLAAFTASVLLCLMAAISPGPAVLMAARVGLAHGWRSGLALAIGIGAGAVFWASAALFGLNLLFDYAPFLLTLLKIGGAMFLIYMAWNMWRHASEPMSQDSDAQLPQTAFAAFRLGIFTQLANPKPAAFFGAVFVGTVPEGSSSLALAALLTCIFLGEVTWNTLVARIFSFEKTRRGYINLKHVIDRVFGGLLAALGVKIAAL, from the coding sequence ATGACACTCGCCGCTTTTACCGCTTCCGTCCTCCTGTGCCTGATGGCCGCCATCAGCCCCGGCCCCGCCGTTCTGATGGCTGCGCGCGTCGGCCTGGCCCATGGCTGGCGCAGTGGTCTGGCGCTGGCGATTGGCATCGGTGCGGGTGCGGTGTTCTGGGCCTCCGCCGCGCTCTTCGGGCTGAACCTGCTGTTTGACTATGCCCCCTTCCTGCTGACCCTGCTGAAAATCGGCGGCGCCATGTTCCTGATCTACATGGCCTGGAACATGTGGCGCCATGCCAGCGAACCGATGTCGCAGGACAGTGACGCACAATTGCCGCAGACTGCTTTTGCGGCCTTCCGTCTTGGGATCTTCACCCAGCTGGCCAACCCCAAGCCGGCCGCCTTTTTCGGCGCCGTTTTTGTCGGTACCGTACCCGAAGGCAGCAGCAGCCTGGCCCTTGCCGCGCTGCTCACCTGCATCTTTCTGGGTGAAGTCACTTGGAACACCCTCGTGGCCCGTATCTTCTCCTTTGAGAAAACGCGCCGCGGGTATATCAATCTGAAACATGTGATCGACCGGGTCTTTGGTGGTCTGCTGGCCGCCCTCGGCGTCAAGATCGCCGCCCTCTGA
- the gpt gene encoding xanthine phosphoribosyltransferase — MTDRLPHEKGFHISWDQLHRDSRALAWRLDGQGPDEGAWRAVVAITRGGMAPAMIVSRELDIRIVDTIGVKSYHHQDQGQAEVLKAPDAELMGNGEGVLIIDDLVDSGKTLELVRQMYPKAHFATVYAKPKGRPMVDTFITEVSQDTWIFFPWDMALQYVEPYRGTD; from the coding sequence ATGACCGATCGTCTGCCTCATGAAAAAGGCTTTCATATTTCCTGGGACCAGCTGCACCGCGACAGCCGCGCACTGGCGTGGCGTCTGGACGGGCAAGGCCCCGACGAAGGCGCCTGGCGTGCCGTTGTCGCCATCACCCGTGGCGGCATGGCTCCGGCCATGATCGTCAGCCGCGAACTGGATATCCGCATCGTCGACACGATCGGGGTGAAATCCTATCATCATCAGGATCAGGGACAGGCCGAGGTGCTGAAAGCCCCCGACGCCGAACTGATGGGCAACGGTGAAGGCGTGCTGATCATCGACGATCTGGTCGACAGCGGCAAAACTCTGGAACTGGTGCGCCAGATGTATCCCAAGGCGCATTTTGCCACCGTCTATGCCAAACCCAAAGGTCGGCCGATGGTCGATACCTTCATCACCGAGGTGAGCCAGGACACCTGGATCTTCTTCCCCTGGGATATGGCGCTGCAATATGTCGAACCCTATCGCGGGACCGACTGA
- a CDS encoding aminotransferase — MPQARFPHARTKDTFVSPIVDSRRWLEGLNLPADMPLLNLSQAAPADPPPEGLRRAIAEAALGDDSSHLYGAVLGRDSLRAALAAKMGRHYAADLKAGDVAITSGCNQAFAATIAALCGEGDQVILPTPWYFNHRMWLDMQGVETCPLPVGAAMLPCPDAAAKLITDRTRAIVLVTPNNPCGVEYPGGLVQRFYDLARAHGLALIVDETYRDFDSRDGPPHGLFQDPGWSDTLIHLYSFSKAYRLTGHRLGAVAAHRDHLQEMEKFLDTVTICPAQLGQVGALWGLENLDDWLAAERQELLRRRAAIESGFAPLAARGWQLLGCGAYFAYVAHPFDQHSDPLARRLVKEAGILMLPGSMFTPKGDPSGAQQFRIAFANVDTSGIRTLFDRLANWAP; from the coding sequence ATGCCACAGGCCCGATTTCCCCACGCCCGCACCAAAGATACCTTTGTCTCGCCCATTGTCGATTCCCGGCGCTGGTTGGAGGGGCTGAACCTGCCTGCTGACATGCCGCTCCTCAATCTCAGTCAGGCGGCGCCTGCGGACCCGCCGCCCGAGGGGCTGCGCCGCGCCATCGCCGAGGCCGCCCTTGGCGACGACAGCAGCCACCTTTACGGGGCGGTACTGGGCCGGGACAGCCTGCGCGCCGCGCTCGCCGCAAAAATGGGCCGCCACTATGCGGCCGACCTCAAGGCGGGTGATGTCGCCATCACCTCCGGCTGCAATCAGGCCTTTGCCGCGACCATCGCGGCGCTTTGTGGTGAGGGTGATCAGGTCATTCTTCCGACCCCCTGGTATTTCAATCACAGAATGTGGCTCGACATGCAGGGGGTCGAAACCTGCCCGCTGCCGGTCGGCGCAGCCATGCTGCCCTGCCCGGATGCCGCTGCAAAGCTGATCACCGACCGGACCCGCGCCATCGTTCTGGTCACACCGAACAATCCCTGCGGGGTCGAATATCCCGGCGGTCTGGTACAGCGGTTCTATGATCTTGCCCGTGCCCACGGTCTTGCCCTGATCGTGGATGAGACCTACCGCGACTTTGACAGCCGGGATGGCCCACCCCATGGGCTGTTTCAGGATCCCGGCTGGTCCGACACGCTGATCCACCTCTATTCTTTCTCCAAGGCCTATCGGCTCACCGGGCACCGGCTGGGTGCCGTGGCCGCGCATCGCGATCACCTGCAGGAGATGGAGAAGTTCCTCGACACCGTCACCATATGCCCGGCGCAACTTGGTCAGGTCGGCGCGCTCTGGGGGCTGGAAAACCTCGACGACTGGCTCGCCGCAGAGCGTCAGGAACTGCTGCGCCGCCGCGCTGCCATCGAGTCCGGGTTTGCGCCGCTGGCGGCGCGTGGCTGGCAGCTGCTCGGTTGTGGCGCCTATTTCGCCTATGTGGCCCACCCGTTTGACCAGCACAGCGACCCGCTGGCCCGGCGTCTGGTAAAAGAGGCAGGTATCCTGATGCTACCCGGCAGCATGTTCACGCCCAAGGGTGATCCATCGGGCGCGCAGCAATTCCGCATCGCCTTTGCCAATGTCGACACATCCGGCATCCGGACCCTGTTCGACCGGCTGGCAAACTGGGCCCCGTGA
- a CDS encoding peptidylprolyl isomerase, protein MAAGMKKLSNTFVWILMGMLIIGLAGFGAVNFTGSVNSVAVVGDQEVSVDDYARELQREQRALEAQTGQRALFAQMTALGLDRVVLGRLIAIAALDQESSNLGLSIGDQNLFDEISRIPAFQDGSGAFNRDTYQYALDNIGLSEAAFEADLRRESARTLVQGAIMAGTEMPDTLRDTLTSYVGARRSFDWLPVSPDSLALPAVDPSEEELRSFYEAHIDRFTLPRTKVITYAALRPDALVDEIEIDTAALEQLFNERSDEYQVPERRLVERLVFANTEAAASAKAQLDINGSTFEALVADRGLSLQDVDLGDVTMGDLGGAGQDVFAAQVGDVVGPLDSDLGPALFRVNGRLEARVTSLDDVKDELRAELATDRARRVIETRAEDINDMLAGGATLEELVNEPGMELGKIDWHNGSTDGIAAYDGFRTAAAAVSTEDFPEVDFLEDGSLFAIRLDEQLEPRPEPFAEAQDKLRAAWQEQRLQDATVAEAERLADLLKSGDALPEGVELTSETGLTRAAYIDAAPQSLMARVFDLAEGEVAVVSDESATVVVRLTETLPVADTPEMTALAEAMGTQLDQALAQALFEAFVQDAQTRAAPRIDPQALNAVQANFQ, encoded by the coding sequence ATGGCTGCAGGCATGAAAAAACTATCAAATACATTTGTCTGGATCCTGATGGGGATGCTGATCATCGGCCTCGCCGGCTTTGGTGCGGTCAATTTCACCGGATCGGTGAACTCGGTTGCGGTGGTCGGAGATCAGGAGGTCTCGGTCGATGACTACGCCCGCGAATTGCAGCGCGAACAGCGCGCGCTGGAGGCCCAGACCGGCCAGCGCGCGCTGTTCGCGCAGATGACAGCGCTTGGTCTTGATCGCGTGGTACTGGGACGGTTGATCGCCATCGCCGCACTCGATCAGGAAAGCAGCAATCTGGGCCTGTCCATCGGCGATCAGAACCTGTTCGACGAAATCAGCCGGATCCCGGCGTTTCAGGACGGCAGCGGCGCCTTCAATCGCGACACCTATCAATATGCGCTGGACAATATCGGCCTGAGCGAAGCCGCCTTTGAGGCCGACCTGCGTCGCGAATCCGCCCGCACCCTGGTGCAGGGTGCGATCATGGCAGGCACCGAAATGCCCGACACGCTGCGCGACACGCTCACCAGCTATGTCGGTGCCCGTCGCAGCTTTGACTGGCTGCCGGTCAGCCCCGACAGCCTCGCCCTGCCGGCCGTCGACCCCAGCGAAGAAGAGCTGCGCAGCTTCTATGAGGCGCATATCGACCGCTTCACCCTGCCCCGCACCAAGGTCATCACCTACGCCGCCCTGCGCCCCGATGCGCTGGTTGACGAAATCGAGATCGACACCGCCGCGCTGGAACAGCTGTTCAACGAGCGCAGCGATGAATATCAGGTGCCCGAGCGCCGTCTGGTGGAACGTCTGGTCTTTGCCAACACCGAAGCGGCCGCCAGCGCCAAGGCGCAGCTCGACATCAATGGCAGCACGTTTGAAGCACTGGTCGCCGATCGCGGTCTCAGCCTGCAGGACGTGGATCTGGGCGATGTGACCATGGGCGACCTCGGCGGCGCCGGACAGGACGTCTTTGCCGCGCAGGTCGGCGATGTGGTTGGCCCGCTCGACAGCGATCTCGGCCCGGCCCTGTTCCGCGTCAATGGCCGTCTTGAGGCACGCGTGACCAGCCTTGATGATGTCAAGGACGAGCTGCGCGCCGAGCTTGCAACCGACCGCGCCCGCCGAGTGATCGAAACCCGCGCCGAGGACATCAACGACATGCTCGCCGGTGGTGCCACGCTGGAAGAGCTGGTCAACGAACCCGGCATGGAGCTGGGCAAGATCGACTGGCACAACGGCAGCACCGATGGCATCGCCGCCTATGACGGGTTCCGCACCGCCGCTGCCGCTGTCAGCACCGAAGATTTCCCCGAGGTCGACTTCCTCGAAGATGGCAGCCTCTTTGCCATCCGCCTGGATGAACAGCTTGAGCCACGCCCCGAACCCTTTGCAGAAGCTCAGGACAAACTGCGCGCCGCGTGGCAGGAGCAGCGCCTTCAGGATGCCACCGTCGCCGAAGCCGAGCGTCTGGCAGACCTGCTGAAGAGCGGCGATGCGCTGCCCGAGGGCGTTGAGCTTACATCCGAAACCGGCCTCACCCGCGCCGCCTATATCGACGCAGCCCCGCAGTCGCTGATGGCCCGAGTCTTTGATCTGGCCGAAGGCGAGGTCGCCGTGGTCAGCGACGAAAGCGCCACTGTTGTTGTGCGCCTCACCGAAACCCTGCCGGTGGCCGACACGCCGGAGATGACAGCGCTGGCCGAGGCGATGGGCACCCAGCTGGATCAGGCGCTAGCTCAGGCCCTGTTCGAAGCCTTCGTGCAGGACGCCCAGACCCGCGCCGCGCCGCGCATCGACCCGCAGGCGCTCAATGCCGTGCAGGCCAACTTCCAGTAA
- the trpE gene encoding anthranilate synthase component I yields the protein MALTPDFETFAKAYEAGENQVVYTRLAADLDTPVSLMLKLTGAQKDAFMLESVTGGEVRGRYSIIGMKPDLVWRCHGERSALNRSARFDADDFTAQDGNPMDNLRALIAESRVELPDDLPQAAAGLFGYLGYDMIRLVEHLPNVNPDPLGLPDALMLRPSVIAVLDGVKGEVTVVSPAWASEGQSAKAAYAQAAERVMDAVRDLERAMPAESRDLGDADEVAPPVSNFTKEGYMAAVEKAKDYIRAGDIFQVVPAQRWTQEFRQPPFALYRSLRRTNPSPFMFYFNFGGFQVVGASPEILVRVFGQEVTIRPIAGTRPRGATPEEDKALELDLLADKKELAEHLMLLDLGRNDTGRVAKIGTVRPTEKFIIERYSHVMHIVSNVVGELAEDKDALDAFFAGMPAGTVSGAPKVRAMEIIDELEPEKRGIYGGGVGYFSAGGDMDMCIALRTAIVKDQTLYIQAGGGVVYDSDPEAEYMETVHKSNAIRRAAADAARFTGNGNG from the coding sequence ATGGCCCTGACCCCCGATTTCGAGACCTTTGCCAAAGCCTATGAGGCCGGTGAAAACCAGGTTGTCTACACCCGGCTTGCCGCCGACCTCGACACGCCGGTGTCGCTGATGCTGAAGCTGACAGGCGCCCAGAAAGACGCCTTCATGCTGGAGTCCGTCACCGGCGGTGAGGTACGCGGGCGCTATTCGATCATCGGCATGAAACCGGATCTGGTCTGGCGTTGCCACGGGGAGCGCTCGGCCCTGAACCGCTCGGCGCGGTTTGATGCAGATGATTTCACTGCTCAGGACGGCAACCCGATGGACAATCTGCGGGCGCTGATCGCCGAAAGCAGGGTCGAGCTGCCCGATGACCTGCCGCAGGCGGCGGCCGGTCTTTTTGGCTATCTCGGCTATGACATGATCCGGCTGGTCGAACATCTGCCGAACGTGAACCCTGATCCGCTTGGCCTCCCCGATGCGCTGATGCTGCGCCCCTCGGTCATCGCGGTGCTCGACGGGGTCAAGGGCGAGGTCACAGTGGTCTCTCCCGCATGGGCCAGCGAAGGCCAGTCGGCCAAGGCCGCCTATGCCCAGGCTGCCGAGCGGGTGATGGACGCGGTGCGCGATCTGGAACGTGCCATGCCCGCCGAAAGCCGCGACCTTGGCGACGCCGACGAGGTTGCGCCCCCGGTGAGCAATTTCACCAAAGAAGGCTATATGGCCGCGGTGGAAAAGGCCAAGGACTACATCCGCGCCGGTGACATCTTTCAGGTGGTGCCGGCACAGCGCTGGACTCAGGAATTCCGCCAGCCCCCCTTCGCGCTTTACCGCTCCCTGCGCCGCACCAACCCCTCGCCCTTCATGTTCTACTTCAACTTCGGCGGTTTCCAGGTGGTCGGTGCCAGCCCCGAAATCCTGGTCCGCGTCTTCGGGCAGGAGGTCACCATCCGGCCGATCGCAGGCACCCGCCCGCGCGGCGCCACGCCCGAGGAAGACAAGGCGCTGGAACTGGATCTGCTGGCCGACAAGAAAGAGCTGGCCGAACACCTGATGCTTTTGGATCTGGGCCGCAACGACACCGGCCGGGTGGCGAAGATCGGCACTGTACGCCCCACCGAAAAATTCATCATCGAACGCTACAGCCACGTGATGCACATCGTCTCCAACGTCGTGGGCGAGCTGGCAGAGGACAAGGACGCGCTGGACGCCTTCTTTGCCGGGATGCCCGCAGGCACCGTCTCCGGCGCGCCCAAGGTGCGCGCGATGGAAATCATCGACGAGCTGGAGCCGGAAAAGCGCGGCATCTACGGCGGCGGGGTCGGCTATTTCTCGGCAGGCGGCGACATGGACATGTGCATCGCGCTGCGCACCGCCATCGTCAAGGATCAGACCCTTTACATCCAGGCCGGCGGCGGCGTTGTCTATGACAGCGACCCGGAGGCGGAATATATGGAGACCGTCCATAAATCCAACGCGATCCGCCGTGCCGCCGCAGATGCGGCCCGCTTTACAGGCAACGGCAACGGCTAG
- a CDS encoding divergent polysaccharide deacetylase family protein yields MRGFLGGVSFGALVAAGGAVVWSLSVPLPKSVEVSVAEPARSVVQAPAAETPVDGGGTDPDLVEAPPAALDPQVVGDDLAALADADTGPAERPEVGTELGSGTRAAPGGVGAPAIDVGRDAPVTPVEALPAPNAPIQEQRLVVVSDPAQPPVPAAASEAPARLASTPDQGTEANPGGDSRTAATAAPSDEEPSGSAAASRLPVPNITTGDPVLSSPATGGASGPALGAAPGPTPTPVLPAPGRAGPAQVGTQPAASDAQAKPSQPESVGPPESAGTGSAASTAPATRRIADLPTTNSAPEPSASASESAGRPQIGTPVRPLTERDDAKAPAAGSQIATPSAGVPFEQNAQPFTPEDGRALMSIVLIDDAEAIGAEALQDFPYPLTFALDPEDPEAAAKMARHRAAGFEVMVVADLPRDAGPQDAETALQVWLETLPEAVAVLEGVETGFQGNRPLADQMATALGAMGYGMVTQDAGLNTVQKLALREGVPAGVVFRDFDGAGQDPRAIRRFLDQAAFRAGQEGAVIMLGRVQPDTISALLIWGLQDRANRVALAPVSASLRAQVQAE; encoded by the coding sequence ATGCGAGGGTTTCTTGGAGGCGTGAGTTTCGGGGCCTTGGTGGCCGCAGGCGGCGCCGTGGTGTGGTCGCTGTCGGTGCCGTTGCCCAAATCGGTCGAGGTCAGCGTGGCTGAACCGGCGCGCAGCGTCGTGCAGGCTCCGGCGGCGGAAACGCCGGTTGACGGTGGCGGCACCGATCCAGATCTGGTGGAGGCACCGCCCGCCGCATTGGATCCGCAGGTCGTGGGCGATGATCTGGCGGCGCTGGCCGATGCCGATACGGGTCCGGCGGAACGTCCTGAGGTCGGCACCGAACTGGGGAGCGGCACCCGTGCTGCTCCGGGCGGTGTCGGCGCGCCTGCCATTGATGTCGGGCGCGATGCGCCTGTTACCCCAGTTGAGGCCCTACCGGCCCCCAATGCGCCCATTCAGGAGCAGAGGCTTGTCGTGGTGTCGGATCCGGCGCAGCCGCCGGTGCCTGCGGCAGCAAGCGAAGCCCCAGCCCGGCTGGCCTCCACCCCGGATCAGGGCACTGAGGCCAATCCGGGTGGCGACAGCCGCACCGCGGCAACAGCTGCACCCAGCGACGAGGAGCCAAGCGGCAGCGCAGCCGCCAGCCGTCTGCCGGTGCCGAATATTACAACCGGTGATCCGGTGCTGAGCAGCCCAGCCACGGGCGGAGCGTCAGGTCCGGCGCTTGGGGCAGCCCCCGGGCCCACACCGACACCTGTGCTGCCAGCGCCCGGCCGCGCCGGACCAGCGCAGGTGGGCACGCAGCCAGCGGCCAGTGATGCCCAGGCCAAGCCTTCGCAGCCAGAAAGCGTCGGCCCGCCAGAAAGTGCCGGAACCGGGTCGGCAGCATCGACGGCGCCAGCGACGCGGCGGATTGCGGATCTGCCGACCACCAATTCCGCGCCGGAACCATCCGCTTCAGCCTCTGAGAGTGCTGGCCGTCCGCAGATCGGCACGCCGGTGCGCCCGCTGACCGAACGCGATGACGCCAAGGCCCCTGCCGCTGGCAGCCAGATTGCGACGCCATCCGCCGGGGTGCCGTTTGAGCAGAATGCCCAGCCCTTTACCCCGGAGGACGGGCGCGCGCTGATGTCGATTGTCCTGATTGACGATGCGGAGGCCATTGGCGCCGAAGCCTTGCAGGATTTCCCCTATCCGCTGACCTTTGCGCTGGATCCCGAAGATCCCGAGGCCGCAGCCAAGATGGCCCGCCATCGCGCGGCTGGTTTCGAGGTCATGGTGGTGGCGGATCTGCCGCGCGATGCGGGGCCACAGGATGCCGAAACAGCCTTGCAGGTCTGGTTGGAGACCCTGCCGGAGGCTGTCGCCGTGCTGGAAGGGGTCGAGACCGGGTTTCAGGGCAACCGCCCGCTGGCCGATCAGATGGCCACGGCGCTTGGCGCGATGGGCTACGGGATGGTGACGCAGGATGCCGGTCTGAATACCGTGCAGAAACTGGCGCTGCGTGAGGGGGTGCCGGCCGGTGTGGTCTTCCGTGATTTCGATGGCGCCGGACAGGATCCCCGGGCCATTCGCCGGTTCCTGGATCAGGCTGCCTTCCGCGCCGGGCAGGAAGGTGCGGTGATCATGCTGGGTCGGGTACAGCCGGATACGATTTCGGCGCTGTTGATCTGGGGGCTTCAGGATCGTGCCAACCGGGTGGCGCTGGCGCCGGTGTCGGCCTCTCTGCGGGCGCAGGTGCAGGCCGAGTGA
- a CDS encoding anthranilate synthase component II: protein MLLLIDNYDSFTYNLVHYLGELGADVQVHRNDALNVQDAMAMNPAGILLSPGPCDPDQAGICLALTEAAAETRTPLMGVCLGHQTIGQAFGGKVVRCQDIVHGKMGTMHHNNTGLFAGLPSPFEATRYHSLVVERDSLPDSLEITAELEDGTIMGLQHKTLPIHGVQFHPESIASEHGHALLKNFLDVMKVPA, encoded by the coding sequence ATGCTGCTGCTGATCGACAACTACGACTCCTTTACCTACAACCTCGTGCATTATCTGGGCGAATTGGGCGCTGATGTGCAGGTCCATCGCAATGATGCGCTGAACGTACAGGATGCGATGGCGATGAACCCCGCCGGCATCCTGTTGTCGCCGGGACCCTGCGACCCCGATCAGGCCGGTATTTGCCTGGCCCTGACCGAAGCCGCCGCCGAGACCCGGACCCCGCTGATGGGCGTCTGCCTTGGCCACCAAACCATCGGTCAGGCCTTTGGCGGCAAGGTCGTGCGCTGCCAGGACATCGTTCACGGCAAGATGGGCACCATGCACCACAACAACACCGGACTATTTGCCGGTCTGCCCTCCCCCTTTGAGGCGACACGCTATCATTCTCTGGTGGTGGAGCGCGACAGCCTGCCGGACAGTCTGGAGATCACCGCAGAGCTGGAAGATGGCACCATCATGGGGCTACAGCACAAGACTCTGCCGATCCACGGCGTCCAGTTCCACCCGGAATCCATCGCCTCCGAACACGGCCATGCGCTGCTCAAGAATTTCCTCGACGTGATGAAGGTGCCCGCATGA